In Trifolium pratense cultivar HEN17-A07 linkage group LG7, ARS_RC_1.1, whole genome shotgun sequence, a genomic segment contains:
- the LOC123898296 gene encoding uncharacterized protein LOC123898296, with amino-acid sequence MASQQNKNVKSQKTNSIKNFYTNFEFIFNLFYVFTTLILFCHSSFFPIVLQSFSHLYSFSIFLLSNSFFAFLLLNAIVILLFLLSNQNSEDVSSDTYNQFLKITASPELVTGETNSQYYKITESELVTNPVVSSSELVTDSVVSNSEVRDLFPVFEETVRAVTETTMTTTCCTTVTKNGENKVSNEKCYRRVQSECYERRVVADQRRDLKRYNTCVKKKQPERKVCYVEELSKEEFNRTVEEFIAKHKKMQRDESQPQKTEYLPLALKQKY; translated from the coding sequence ATGGCTtcccaacaaaacaaaaacgtTAAATCCCAAAAAACCAATTCCATCAAAAACTTTTACACTAACTTTGAATTCATATTTAACTTGTTTTACGTTTTCACTACTCTCATCCTTTTTTGCCATTCATCTTTCTTCCCCATCGTTCTTCAATCATTCTCTCATCTCTACTCTTTTTCCATCTTCCTCCTTAGCAACTCTTTCTTCGCATTTCTTCTCCTCAATGCAATTGTTATCCTCCTTTTCCTACTATCCAACCAAAACAGCGAAGACGTTTCCAGCGACACATATAACCAATTCCTTAAAATAACTGCATCACCGGAGTTAGTTACCGGTGAAACCAACAGCCAATATTACAAAATAACTGAATCGGAGTTAGTTACTAATCCGGTAGTCTCTTCGTCGGAGTTAGTGACTGATTCGGTTGTTTCTAATTCGGAAGTTAGAGATTTGTTTCCGGTTTTTGAGGAAACTGTCAGGGCAGTTACTGAAACAACTATGACAACAACTTGTTGCACGACAGTGACAAAGAATGGAGAGAATAAGgtttcaaatgaaaaatgttaTAGGAGAGTTCAATCGGAGTGTTATGAGAGGAGGGTGGTGGCGGATCAACGGCGAGATTTGAAGCGATATAACACGTGTGTGAAAAAGAAGCAACCGGAGAGGAAGGTTTGTTATGTGGAAGAACTGAGTAAAGAAGAGTTTAATCGCACCGTAGAGGAATTCATTGCTAAACATAAGAAGATGCAGAGAGATGAATCCCAGCCCCAGAAAACAGAGTATTTGCCTTTGGctctaaaacaaaaatattaa
- the LOC123897807 gene encoding 60S ribosome subunit biogenesis protein NIP7 homolog, translating to MRPLDETEMSAVMEKLYKFVGNNLKNLIENPSHEGPDSIPGRYCFRMNKNKIYYCSESLVKRATNIARPNLVSLGTCIGKYTHGGNFHLTVQALNLLAANAKHKVWLKPQSEMSFLYGNHVLKSALGRITETIAAGDGVVVFSMSDVPLGFGIAAKSTQDCRKLDPNGIVVLHQGDIGEYLRMEDEL from the coding sequence ATGAGACCTTTGGACGAGACAGAAATGAGTGCAGTGATGGAAAAGCTATACAAATTCGTCGGAAACAACCTCAAAAACCTAATTGAAAATCCCTCACACGAAGGACCAGATTCAATTCCTGGTCGCTACTGTTTCCGTATGAACAAGAACAAAATCTACTACTGTAGTGAATCTCTCGTTAAACGAGCCACCAATATTGCTAGACCTAACCTTGTTTCACTCGGAACCTGTATCGGAAAATACACTCACGGTGGAAACTTCCATCTGACAGTTCAAGCATTGAATTTGCTAGCTGCAAATGCAAAACATAAGGTATGGCTTAAACCACAATCTGAGATGTCGTTTTTGTATGGTAATCATGTGTTGAAGAGTGCATTGGGTAGGATTACTGAAACCATTGCTGCTGGTGATGGGGTTGTTGTTTTTTCTATGTCTGATGTGCCTTTGGGTTTTGGGATAGCTGCTAAGTCTACACAGGATTGTAGGAAGTTGGATCCTAATGGGATTGTGGTGTTGCATCAGGGTGATATAGGTGAGTATTTGAGGATGGAGGATGAGCTTTGA
- the LOC123895704 gene encoding glucose-1-phosphate adenylyltransferase large subunit 1, protein MDSAIASTYASSLTTNLTKISTERVTRIRKTVFLGETTKGSLSSKFLTIQSPKTHINLTKNGVARAVLTPEINDYEKSKTFQDGPYFETPKADPKSVASIILGGGAGTRLFPLTSKRAKPAVPIGGCYRLIDVPMSNCINSGIRKIFILTQYNSFSLNRHLSRAYNFGNVSTFGEGFVEVLAATQTSGEAGKKWFQGTADAVRQFIWVFEDAKNKNVEHILILSGDHLYRMNYMDFVQKHIDTNADITVSCLPMDDSRASDYGLMKIDGTGRIIQFAEKPKGSDLKAMRVDTTVLGLSPQEAKEHPYIASMGVYVFRTETLLELLRLNGSTCNDFGSEIIPSAVSGHNVQAFLFNDYWEDIGTIKSFFDANLALTDNPPKFQFYDPKTPFFTSPRFLPPTKVEKCKIVDAIISHGCFLRECSVQHSIVGIRSRLESGVELQDTMMMGADYYQTETEIASLLAEGNVPVGVGENTKIRNCIIDKNAKIGRNVIITNADGVDEADKTKEGFYIRSGITVILKNATIKDGTVI, encoded by the exons atgGATTCTGCAATAGCTTCAACTTATGCATCATCCCTCACTACAAATCTAACCAAAATTAGCACTGAACGAGTCACAAGAATCAGAAAAACTGTGTTCTTGGGTGAAACTACTAAGGGAAGTTTAAGCTCAAAATTTCTCACCATTCAATCTCCCAAAACTCACATCAATCTTACAAAAAATGGAGTTGCACGTGCTGTTCTTACACCAGAGATCAACGATTATGAAAAGTCCAAG ACTTTTCAAGATGGACCCTATTTTGAGACTCCCAAAGCAGACCCAAAAAGTGTTGCTTCAATCATTTTGGGTGGTGGTGCTGGAACTCGCCTTTTTCCTCTTACTAGCAAAAGAGCCAAACCTGcg gTTCCAATTGGAGGGTGTTACAGACTCATTGATGTCCCTATGAGCAATTGCATCAACAGTGGTATTAGAAAAATATTCATCTTAACACAGTATAATTCTTTCTCTCTTAACCGACACTTGTCTCGCGCCTACAATTTTGGAAATGTTTCCACTTTTGGGGAGGGTTTTGTGGAG GTATTGGCTGCAACTCAAACATCTGGAGAAGCCGGGAAGAAATGGTTCCAAGGGACAGCTGATGCTGTGAGGCAATTTATATGGGTTTTCGAG GATGCTAAGAACAAGAATGTTGAGCATATATTGATACTTTCTGGTGATCATCTTTACCGAATGAACTATATGGATTTTGTACAG AAACATATCGACACAAATGCTGATATCACAGTTTCGTGTCTTCCCATGGACGACAG CCGAGCATCAGATTATGGGTTGATGAAAATTGACGGAACGGGACGGATTATACAGTTTGCCGAAAAGCCCAAGGGATCAGATTTAAAAGCAATG CGTGTTGATACCACGGTTCTTGGGTTATCTCCACAAGAAGCAAAGGAACATCCTTATATTGCGTCCATGGGTGTCTACGTGTTTAGAACTGAGACCTTACTGGAACTGCTAAGATTGAACGGTTCTACATGCAACGACTTTGGATCTGAAATTATCCCATCTGCTGTGAGCGGGCACAATGTCCAG GCATTTTTGTTCAATGACTACTGGGAGGATATTGGAACCATAAAGTCCTTCTTTGATGCAAATTTGGCCCTAACAGATAAT CctccaaaatttcaattttatgatCCAAAGACACCTTTCTTCACTTCCCCGAGATTCTTACCACCCACCAAAGTAGAAAAATGCAAG ATTGTGGATGCAATTATTTCTCACGGTTGCTTCTTGAGGGAGTGTAGTGTTCAACATTCTATTGTTGGAATACGATCACGTTTAGAGTCTGGTGTGGAGCTTCAG GATACCATGATGATGGGTGCTGATTACTATCAAACTGAGACTGAAATTGCATCGCTGCTAGCAGAAGGAAATGTCCCAGTTGGTGTTGGagaaaataccaaaataag GAATTGTATAATCGACAAGAATGCAAAAATTGGAAGAAATGTGATCATTACAAATGCTGAT GGTGTTGATGAAGCAGACAAAACTAAGGAAGGATTTTACATTAGGTCGGGCATAACCGTTATACTGAAGAATGCAACAATTAAAGATGGAACAGTTATATGA